In Streptomyces sclerotialus, one genomic interval encodes:
- a CDS encoding SDR family oxidoreductase, with translation MSGRRTLEGQVVVVTGAARGVGELLARKLSARGAKLALVGLEPDELKKVAASLHGEAAHWYADVTDHEALAQVAQEVKARFGKVDVVVANAGVATGGPFVDSDPVAWRRVIEVNLIGGAVTGRAFLPVLMESRGYFLQIASLAAITPAPMMTAYCASKSGVEAFAHSLRAEVGYKGVKVGVGYLSWTDTDMVRGADQDDVMRELRQRLPWPSNKTYPLGPAVDRIVAGIERRSAHVYGQWWLRGMQSIRGYLPGIIGSVGQREIKRFGDRLEGMKIGLVGAGGAADESARAHR, from the coding sequence ATGAGCGGACGCAGGACCCTGGAGGGGCAGGTCGTCGTCGTCACCGGCGCGGCGCGCGGCGTCGGCGAGCTGCTGGCCCGCAAGCTGTCGGCGCGCGGCGCCAAGCTCGCGCTGGTCGGCCTGGAGCCGGACGAGCTGAAGAAGGTCGCCGCCTCCCTGCACGGCGAGGCGGCCCACTGGTACGCCGACGTCACCGACCACGAGGCGCTCGCGCAGGTCGCGCAGGAGGTGAAGGCCCGCTTCGGCAAGGTGGACGTGGTGGTGGCCAACGCGGGCGTCGCCACCGGCGGCCCGTTCGTCGACTCCGACCCGGTCGCCTGGCGCCGCGTCATCGAGGTCAACCTCATCGGCGGCGCGGTCACCGGACGCGCCTTCCTGCCCGTCCTGATGGAGTCCCGCGGCTACTTCCTGCAGATCGCCTCGCTCGCCGCGATCACCCCGGCGCCGATGATGACCGCGTACTGCGCGTCCAAGTCGGGTGTCGAGGCGTTCGCGCACAGCCTGCGCGCCGAGGTCGGGTACAAGGGCGTGAAGGTCGGCGTCGGCTACCTGAGCTGGACCGACACCGACATGGTGCGCGGCGCCGACCAGGACGACGTGATGCGCGAGCTGCGCCAGCGGCTGCCCTGGCCGTCGAACAAGACGTACCCGCTCGGCCCGGCCGTCGACCGGATCGTGGCGGGCATCGAGCGCCGCTCCGCGCACGTCTACGGCCAGTGGTGGCTGCGCGGCATGCAGTCGATACGCGGTTATCTGCCCGGAATCATCGGGTCGGTCGGGCAGCGCGAGATCAAGCGCTTCGGCGACCGGCTGGAGGGCATGAAGATCGGGCTGGTGGGCGCCGGCGGCGCGGCGGACGAGAGCGCGCGGGCGCATCGGTAG
- a CDS encoding alpha/beta fold hydrolase: MSHPPYVTTGRYAPPAARRELTVTSADGSRLHAEIHGPEDAPAVVLAHGWTCSTAFWAPVVRELAAEHKVVVYDQRGHGRSPAAGPGGYSTDALADDLEAVLAATLEPGERAVLAGHSMGGMTAMAAARRPGLRERAAAILLCSTGASELAAEAMVIPLRSPGARRFAHRAVLGSRAPLGPVTPPGKRVLKYATMGPAATPEQIEACARIVHACPTGVRAQWGKVLAGLELTGEVARLEIPTAIVAGTADRLTPIVLARRLASVLPQCLGLTELPGLGHMTPIEAPDVVADRIRELVRDHLTAAVPEPAALAPKTKTKARRAREVKEKSA, encoded by the coding sequence ATGAGCCACCCGCCGTACGTCACCACCGGGCGCTACGCCCCGCCCGCGGCCCGCCGCGAGCTGACCGTCACCTCCGCCGACGGCTCCCGGCTGCACGCCGAGATCCACGGGCCCGAGGACGCGCCCGCCGTCGTCCTCGCCCACGGCTGGACCTGCTCCACCGCCTTCTGGGCCCCGGTCGTCCGCGAACTGGCCGCCGAGCACAAGGTCGTCGTCTACGACCAGCGCGGCCACGGCCGCAGCCCGGCGGCGGGCCCCGGCGGCTACAGCACCGACGCGCTCGCCGACGACCTCGAAGCCGTGCTGGCCGCCACGCTGGAGCCGGGTGAGAGAGCCGTACTGGCCGGGCATTCCATGGGCGGCATGACCGCGATGGCCGCGGCCCGCCGCCCGGGCCTGCGCGAGCGCGCCGCCGCGATCCTGCTGTGCAGCACCGGCGCCTCCGAACTCGCCGCGGAGGCCATGGTCATCCCGCTGCGCTCGCCCGGCGCGCGCCGCTTCGCCCACCGTGCGGTCCTCGGCTCGCGCGCCCCGCTGGGCCCCGTCACGCCGCCCGGCAAGCGCGTCCTGAAGTACGCCACGATGGGCCCGGCCGCCACCCCCGAGCAGATCGAGGCGTGCGCCCGCATCGTGCACGCCTGCCCGACCGGGGTGCGCGCCCAGTGGGGCAAGGTGCTCGCGGGCCTGGAGCTGACCGGCGAGGTGGCCCGGCTGGAGATACCCACCGCGATCGTGGCGGGCACCGCCGACCGGCTCACCCCGATCGTCCTCGCCCGCCGGCTGGCCTCCGTCCTGCCGCAGTGCCTGGGCCTGACCGAGCTGCCGGGCCTGGGCCACATGACACCGATCGAGGCACCGGACGTGGTCGCGGACCGCATCCGCGAGCTCGTGCGGGACCACCTGACCGCGGCCGTGCCGGAGCCGGCCGCGCTCGCCCCGAAGACGAAGACGAAGGCGCGGCGCGCCCGGGAAGTGAAGGAGAAGTCGGCATGA
- a CDS encoding flavin-containing monooxygenase, whose product MAEREHEHVRVAVIGSGFGGLGAAVRLRRQGITDFVVLERAGSVGGTWRDNSYPGCACDVPSHLYSFSFAPNPEWPRNFSGQPHIRAYLERVTDIFGLRPHLRFNAEVKSARWNTEELYWEIETAQGALTADMVVSATGPLSDPQIPDVPGLDGFQGKVFHSARWDHDYDLRGKRVAMIGTGASAIQIVPAIQPTVDRLTVFQRTPPWVMPRADRKITRAEHWLHTKVPATRALRRQLLWGIRELQVSAFTKRPKELGLVQALAKAHMHRAVKDPVLRAKLTPDYTIGCKRILLSNSYYPALAKPNVDVVASGLKEVRGNTLVATDGTETEVDAIIFGTGFHVTDMPIAQRVTGAHGTTLAEEWKDGMEALRGSSAAGFPNFLTIIGPNTGLGNSSMILMIESQLNYMVDYLRQLDLLGDRIALDARPSAVHAWSAAIQKRMERTVWSTGGCDSWYLDANGRNTTVWPGTTAEFRKVTRQVDLAEYEVLRAPARKEPQDAGKTVEAAA is encoded by the coding sequence ATGGCCGAGCGCGAGCACGAGCACGTACGGGTGGCGGTGATCGGATCGGGGTTCGGCGGCCTGGGGGCCGCCGTCCGGCTGCGCCGCCAGGGAATCACCGACTTCGTCGTCCTGGAGCGCGCCGGCTCGGTGGGCGGCACGTGGCGGGACAACAGCTATCCGGGCTGCGCCTGCGACGTGCCCTCGCATCTGTACTCGTTCTCCTTCGCGCCCAACCCCGAGTGGCCGCGGAACTTCTCCGGACAGCCGCACATCCGCGCGTACCTGGAGCGGGTCACCGACATCTTCGGACTGCGGCCGCACCTCCGGTTCAACGCCGAGGTGAAGAGCGCGCGGTGGAACACCGAGGAGCTGTACTGGGAGATCGAGACGGCGCAGGGCGCGCTCACCGCCGACATGGTGGTCTCGGCGACCGGGCCGCTCTCCGACCCGCAGATCCCCGACGTCCCCGGGCTCGACGGCTTCCAGGGCAAGGTCTTCCACTCGGCGCGCTGGGACCACGACTACGACCTGCGCGGCAAGCGGGTCGCGATGATCGGTACGGGCGCCTCGGCGATCCAGATCGTGCCGGCGATCCAGCCCACCGTGGACAGGCTCACCGTCTTCCAGCGGACGCCCCCGTGGGTCATGCCGCGCGCGGACCGGAAGATCACCCGGGCCGAGCACTGGCTGCACACCAAGGTGCCCGCCACCCGGGCGCTCCGCCGCCAGCTGCTGTGGGGCATCCGCGAGCTGCAGGTCTCCGCGTTCACCAAGCGGCCGAAGGAGCTGGGCCTGGTCCAGGCGCTGGCCAAGGCGCACATGCACCGGGCGGTCAAGGACCCCGTGCTGCGCGCGAAGCTCACCCCCGACTACACCATCGGCTGCAAGCGCATCCTGCTGTCCAACAGCTACTACCCGGCGCTCGCCAAGCCCAATGTGGACGTCGTCGCCTCCGGCCTGAAGGAGGTGCGCGGCAACACTCTGGTCGCCACCGACGGCACCGAGACCGAGGTCGACGCGATCATCTTCGGCACCGGCTTCCACGTCACCGACATGCCCATCGCCCAGCGGGTGACCGGCGCCCACGGCACGACGCTGGCCGAGGAGTGGAAGGACGGGATGGAGGCGCTGCGCGGCAGCAGCGCGGCCGGCTTCCCCAACTTCCTCACCATCATCGGGCCCAACACCGGCCTGGGGAACAGCTCGATGATCCTCATGATCGAGTCCCAGCTGAACTACATGGTCGACTACCTGCGCCAGCTCGACCTGCTCGGCGACCGGATCGCCCTGGACGCCCGCCCCTCCGCGGTGCACGCCTGGTCCGCCGCCATCCAGAAGCGCATGGAGCGCACCGTGTGGAGCACCGGCGGCTGCGACAGCTGGTACCTGGACGCCAACGGCCGCAATACCACGGTCTGGCCCGGCACCACCGCCGAATTCCGCAAGGTGACCCGCCAGGTGGACCTGGCCGAGTACGAAGTGCTGCGTGCCCCCGCGCGCAAGGAGCCCCAGGACGCCGGGAAGACCGTGGAGGCCGCCGCATGA
- a CDS encoding MerR family transcriptional regulator translates to MSELAKEAGITVRTLRFYRERKLIPPPRREGRIAWYNEHHLARLRTIAALLERGHNLGGIAQLLTAFESGRDVRELLGLDSSSLVAPFSEETPVRLTPEELADHFKDHVTVDNLAKSLDIGYLAVDGDEFVHISRRLLDASTDLVAEGVPLAAVLDAGRQVRAHADALAELFIRVIRTHVLQDLLARVESGAGLGPDELARLAQTIDTLRPLSKSIVDAELSMAMDRAIGAELASWAGGPTPPPEGPPDSD, encoded by the coding sequence ATGTCCGAGCTGGCCAAGGAAGCCGGCATCACGGTCCGCACGCTGCGCTTCTACCGCGAGCGCAAGCTCATCCCGCCGCCCCGCCGCGAGGGCCGCATCGCCTGGTACAACGAACACCACCTGGCCCGGTTGCGGACGATCGCGGCCCTGCTGGAGCGCGGCCACAACCTCGGCGGCATCGCCCAGCTGCTCACCGCCTTCGAGAGCGGCCGCGACGTCCGCGAACTGCTCGGGCTGGACAGCAGCTCCCTGGTGGCGCCCTTCTCCGAGGAGACCCCGGTCCGCCTCACCCCCGAGGAGCTGGCCGACCACTTCAAGGACCACGTGACGGTCGACAACCTCGCCAAGTCCCTGGACATCGGCTACCTCGCCGTCGACGGCGACGAGTTCGTGCACATCAGCCGCCGGCTGCTGGACGCCTCCACGGACCTGGTCGCCGAGGGCGTACCGCTCGCCGCCGTCCTGGACGCCGGGCGCCAGGTGCGCGCGCACGCCGACGCGCTCGCCGAGCTGTTCATCAGGGTCATCCGCACCCACGTCCTGCAGGACCTGCTGGCCCGCGTGGAGTCCGGCGCCGGCCTCGGCCCGGACGAGCTGGCCCGGCTCGCGCAGACCATCGACACGCTCCGCCCGCTGTCCAAGAGCATCGTCGACGCCGAGCTCTCCATGGCCATGGACCGCGCCATCGGCGCCGAACTGGCCTCCTGGGCGGGCGGTCCGACGCCGCCCCCCGAGGGCCCGCCGGACAGCGACTGA
- a CDS encoding exodeoxyribonuclease III, with translation MLTVTTANVNGLRAASKKGFVPWLAETAADVICLQEVRAELDQLPAGVRAPEGWFATYAPAAAKGRAGVALLTRREPDEVRVGFGSAEFDTSGRYVEADLPGVTVASLYLPSGEVGTDRQDEKERFMAEFLPYLVELKGRAAAAGREVVVCGDWNIAHQEADLKNWKANQKKAGFLPEERAWLTRVLDEAGYRDVVRALHPDVAGPYSWWSYRGKAFDNDAGWRIDYQMATPGLADRALKAYVERAAAYDQRWSDHAPVTAVYDL, from the coding sequence ATGCTCACCGTGACCACAGCAAACGTCAACGGCCTGCGGGCCGCTTCGAAGAAGGGCTTCGTGCCGTGGCTGGCGGAGACCGCCGCCGACGTCATCTGCCTGCAGGAAGTGCGTGCCGAGCTCGACCAGCTCCCGGCGGGGGTGCGGGCGCCCGAGGGCTGGTTCGCCACGTACGCGCCGGCCGCGGCCAAGGGGCGGGCCGGCGTGGCGCTGCTCACCCGGCGGGAGCCGGACGAGGTGCGGGTGGGCTTCGGGTCGGCCGAGTTCGACACCAGCGGCCGCTACGTCGAGGCCGACCTCCCGGGCGTCACGGTAGCCAGCCTCTACCTCCCCTCGGGCGAGGTCGGCACGGACCGGCAGGACGAGAAGGAACGCTTCATGGCGGAGTTCCTGCCGTACCTGGTCGAGCTGAAGGGCAGGGCGGCGGCGGCCGGCCGCGAGGTCGTGGTCTGCGGTGACTGGAACATCGCCCACCAGGAGGCCGACCTGAAGAACTGGAAGGCCAACCAGAAGAAGGCCGGCTTCCTCCCCGAGGAGCGCGCCTGGCTGACCCGCGTCCTGGACGAGGCCGGCTACCGGGACGTCGTCCGTGCCCTCCATCCGGACGTCGCGGGCCCGTACTCCTGGTGGTCCTACCGCGGCAAGGCCTTCGACAACGACGCGGGCTGGCGCATCGACTACCAGATGGCCACCCCCGGCCTCGCGGACCGCGCCCTCAAGGCCTACGTCGAACGCGCCGCCGCCTACGACCAACGCTGGTCCGACCACGCCCCGGTCACGGCGGTCTACGACCTCTGA
- a CDS encoding GNAT family N-acetyltransferase, giving the protein MEIRPVRYDHPDAVKLDELVQQEYVLRYGDPDVTPLAPEMFVPPNGIYLLAYEDGRPLATGGWRAQHADDEGHEDGDAEIKRMFVTAEARGRGLARRILRALEDDARAAGRTRMVLETGIKQPEALALYASSGYLPVTKFGHYRFHEESRHLGKPLHP; this is encoded by the coding sequence ATGGAGATTCGTCCGGTTCGTTATGACCATCCCGACGCCGTCAAGCTCGACGAGCTCGTGCAGCAGGAGTACGTGCTGCGCTACGGCGACCCCGACGTGACGCCGCTCGCCCCGGAGATGTTCGTACCGCCGAACGGCATCTACCTGCTCGCGTACGAGGACGGCCGGCCGCTGGCCACCGGCGGCTGGCGCGCGCAGCACGCCGACGACGAGGGGCACGAGGACGGCGACGCCGAGATCAAGCGGATGTTCGTGACGGCCGAGGCGCGCGGGCGCGGGCTGGCGCGGCGCATCCTGCGCGCACTGGAGGACGACGCCCGGGCGGCGGGGCGCACCCGCATGGTGCTGGAGACGGGCATCAAGCAGCCGGAGGCGCTGGCGCTGTACGCGTCCAGCGGCTACCTCCCGGTGACGAAGTTCGGGCACTACCGGTTCCACGAGGAGAGCCGGCACCTCGGGAAGCCCCTGCACCCCTGA
- a CDS encoding ABC transporter ATP-binding protein, giving the protein MNDPTEQGGGGSGGWAVEARGLGKKYRRGWALRDVSFRIPAGRICALVGPNGAGKSTFLGTATRLVRPSAGTLELFGVPVTDPAVLPRFAFLAQDKPLYKRFTVAETLRMGRELNPDWDQAAAERIVRSGDVPLTARIGTLSGGQRTRVAFALAFGKRPQLLLLDEPMADLDPLARHELSGLLMAEAAEHGTTVIMASHVLPELEDMCDFLLVLTGGRLRMAGDTDALLPAHTVITGAAEDGALPRELAAGCTVVEHRVAGRQFTALVRTDVPGAELPAGPWETAFPSMEETLLGYLRAADAPPLITAAARTETRLEAA; this is encoded by the coding sequence ATGAACGACCCGACGGAGCAGGGCGGCGGCGGATCCGGCGGCTGGGCGGTCGAGGCGCGCGGACTGGGCAAGAAGTACCGGCGGGGATGGGCGCTGCGGGACGTCTCGTTCCGAATCCCGGCCGGCCGGATCTGCGCGCTGGTCGGACCGAACGGCGCGGGCAAGAGCACCTTCCTCGGCACGGCCACCCGCCTGGTGCGGCCGTCCGCCGGGACGCTGGAGCTGTTCGGCGTGCCGGTCACCGACCCGGCCGTACTGCCCCGGTTCGCCTTCCTGGCCCAGGACAAGCCGCTGTACAAGCGGTTCACGGTGGCCGAGACGCTGCGCATGGGCCGCGAGCTGAACCCGGACTGGGACCAGGCGGCGGCGGAGCGGATCGTGCGGTCCGGGGACGTCCCGCTGACCGCCAGGATCGGGACCTTGTCCGGCGGCCAGCGCACCCGGGTCGCGTTCGCGCTGGCCTTCGGCAAGCGACCGCAGCTGCTGCTGCTCGACGAGCCGATGGCCGACCTGGATCCGCTGGCCCGGCACGAGCTCTCCGGGCTGCTGATGGCCGAGGCCGCGGAGCACGGCACGACCGTGATCATGGCTTCCCACGTGCTCCCCGAGCTGGAGGACATGTGCGACTTCCTGCTGGTGCTGACCGGCGGCCGGCTGCGGATGGCCGGTGACACCGACGCCCTGCTGCCCGCGCACACCGTGATCACAGGGGCCGCGGAGGACGGCGCGCTGCCCCGGGAGCTGGCCGCGGGCTGCACGGTCGTGGAGCACCGCGTCGCGGGACGCCAGTTCACCGCCCTCGTCCGTACCGACGTACCGGGCGCCGAGCTGCCCGCCGGACCGTGGGAGACCGCGTTCCCCAGCATGGAGGAGACCCTGCTCGGCTACCTCCGCGCCGCCGACGCGCCGCCCCTGATCACCGCCGCCGCCCGCACCGAGACCCGCCTGGAGGCGGCATGA
- a CDS encoding ABC transporter permease subunit: MSTLTGTKKTADAATTGRDRGPLRGMAWLVWRRNRAAFLLLAAVTVVVCAYCLYHRAGVLDFVARYGNDARYAEKFDEAYKPVFDRLFALSGLPALLAVFLGAPLISGEQEHGTVRLATTQSVTRTRWIAVTVALPMLVVLVCTTLVSLAFTALWSPASRLVNYGDWLGGTIFDITGPVPVATALFLTSCGIALGLLVRRVVPAMLLTLVAAFGTSIAWSYLRTRLATPHSLTGPASGDYPDIPDGAINFDQWLGTADGRLLGYGTCVDAKNEAACYADHGIVHKIVEYFSLDQMAGMQWRGAGLLLVLTVLFVAFIVQWTRRRPL, from the coding sequence ATGAGCACGCTGACCGGTACGAAGAAGACTGCGGACGCCGCCACCACCGGACGGGACCGCGGGCCCCTGCGCGGCATGGCCTGGCTGGTCTGGCGCCGCAACCGCGCCGCGTTCCTGCTGCTGGCCGCCGTCACCGTGGTGGTGTGCGCCTACTGCCTCTACCACCGCGCCGGCGTGCTGGACTTCGTCGCGCGGTACGGCAACGACGCGCGCTACGCCGAGAAGTTCGACGAGGCGTACAAGCCGGTGTTCGACCGCCTCTTCGCGCTGTCCGGCCTGCCCGCGCTCCTCGCCGTCTTCCTCGGCGCCCCGCTGATCTCGGGCGAGCAGGAGCACGGCACCGTACGGCTGGCCACCACGCAGTCGGTCACACGGACCCGCTGGATCGCCGTGACCGTGGCGCTGCCGATGCTGGTCGTCCTCGTCTGCACCACCCTGGTCTCCCTCGCCTTCACCGCCCTGTGGTCGCCGGCGAGCCGGCTGGTGAACTACGGCGACTGGCTCGGCGGGACCATCTTCGACATCACCGGCCCGGTGCCGGTCGCCACGGCACTGTTCCTCACCAGCTGCGGCATCGCCCTGGGCCTGCTCGTCCGCCGCGTGGTCCCGGCCATGCTGCTCACGCTCGTCGCCGCCTTCGGCACGTCGATCGCCTGGTCCTACCTCCGGACCCGCCTGGCCACCCCGCACTCGCTGACCGGCCCCGCCTCCGGCGACTACCCGGACATCCCGGACGGCGCGATCAACTTCGACCAGTGGCTGGGCACCGCCGACGGCCGCCTCCTGGGCTACGGCACCTGCGTCGACGCCAAGAACGAGGCTGCGTGCTACGCCGACCACGGCATCGTGCATAAGATCGTCGAGTACTTCAGCCTCGACCAGATGGCAGGCATGCAGTGGCGAGGGGCCGGTCTGCTGCTGGTCCTCACGGTGCTGTTCGTGGCGTTCATCGTGCAGTGGACCCGGCGGCGGCCGCTCTGA
- a CDS encoding GntR family transcriptional regulator: MVEFRIDRRSGVATYLQIVQQVRQALRLGTLVEGDRLPTAAQVAAATKVNPNTTLKAYRELEREGLVEPRPGLGTFVSRTLARPESEGDAVLRAELADWLDRARTEGLDREDVEALFAAVLEKRFPRA; encoded by the coding sequence ATGGTCGAATTCCGCATCGACCGGCGCAGCGGGGTCGCCACGTACCTCCAGATCGTCCAGCAGGTCCGGCAGGCGCTGCGGCTGGGCACGCTGGTGGAGGGCGACCGGCTGCCGACCGCCGCGCAGGTCGCCGCCGCCACGAAGGTCAATCCGAACACCACGCTCAAGGCGTACCGGGAGCTGGAGCGCGAGGGCCTGGTCGAGCCGCGCCCGGGACTGGGCACGTTCGTGAGCCGAACGCTCGCCCGGCCGGAGTCCGAGGGCGACGCGGTCCTCCGGGCCGAGCTGGCGGACTGGCTGGACCGGGCCCGTACGGAGGGCCTGGACCGCGAGGACGTGGAGGCGCTCTTCGCCGCCGTACTGGAGAAGCGCTTCCCCAGGGCCTGA
- a CDS encoding helix-turn-helix domain-containing protein, which produces MTARLAAAAPVSDRSAASAASGDRPRVGALLRDWRRRRRLSQLELALRAGSSARHLSCVETGRARPSRAMVLRLADHLDVPLRERNGLLLAAGYAPAYRESALDDEVLRSVRDALDMMLTAHLPYPAVVVDRGWNVVAGNPAMGVLLDGTPPELLAPPANVARLALHPEGLAARCTNLPEVRDHFLERLQRQAEATGDPELRALHEEVSAYALPEAAPAPAHGAAEPRPMEAVVPLRFRSPHGELALFSTMAVIGAPNDVTLSELAIELFFPLDDHTAEVLRTLDAPAAAAT; this is translated from the coding sequence ATGACCGCCCGACTCGCCGCTGCCGCACCGGTGTCCGACCGGTCAGCCGCCTCCGCCGCCTCCGGTGACCGGCCGCGGGTCGGCGCGCTGCTGCGCGACTGGCGGCGCCGCCGCCGGCTCAGCCAGCTCGAACTCGCCCTGCGCGCAGGGAGCTCGGCCCGCCATCTCTCCTGCGTGGAGACCGGCCGGGCCCGCCCCAGCCGCGCCATGGTGCTGCGGCTCGCCGACCACCTCGACGTGCCGCTGCGGGAACGCAACGGGCTGCTGCTCGCGGCCGGTTACGCGCCCGCGTACCGGGAGAGCGCCCTGGACGACGAGGTCCTGCGGTCCGTACGCGACGCCCTGGACATGATGCTGACCGCCCACCTGCCCTACCCGGCCGTGGTCGTCGACCGCGGCTGGAACGTCGTCGCCGGCAATCCCGCCATGGGTGTCCTCCTCGACGGCACACCCCCGGAACTGCTCGCACCCCCGGCCAACGTGGCCCGCCTCGCGCTGCACCCCGAAGGGCTCGCCGCCCGCTGCACCAACCTCCCCGAAGTGCGCGACCACTTCCTGGAGCGGCTGCAGCGCCAGGCCGAGGCCACCGGCGACCCGGAGCTGCGCGCGCTGCACGAGGAGGTGAGCGCCTACGCCCTCCCGGAAGCGGCGCCCGCGCCCGCCCACGGGGCCGCGGAACCGCGCCCCATGGAGGCCGTCGTCCCCCTCCGCTTCCGTAGCCCGCACGGCGAACTGGCCCTGTTCAGCACCATGGCCGTCATCGGCGCCCCCAACGACGTCACCCTCTCCGAACTGGCCATCGAACTCTTCTTCCCGCTCGACGACCACACGGCAGAGGTACTCCGCACCTTGGACGCCCCGGCCGCGGCTGCCACGTAG